The region GGTCACGGCCCGATCCAGCGCCCGCTCCAGGCGCGGCAAAGCCGCCGCCACCTTCGGATCGCCGATCGCCGCCAGCCTGTCCGAGGCGATCTGGGCGCTGGTCAGCATGTTGCGAAGGTCGTGATTGATCTTCGCCACCGCCTCGCCCAGGGCCGCAAGGCGGGCGCGGGAATTCAGCGCGGCGACCAGATCGGCCTGCATGCGGTCCAGCTCCGCCTCCGCCCGGCCGATCTCGTCCGTGCGGCCGGAGAGTTCAATCCTCGCCCTGGGATCTTCGGGATTGGCTCGGAAACGCTCCATGGCCCGGGTGATCCGCCGCATCGGCGCCACCAGGAAGCGGTTGAGGGACAGATAGACCAGCGCCCCGGCCAGGATGGCCACGAACACCGTCACCACCGCCAGCCGCGCCAGATAGCCCAGCAGATCGGCCTTCAGCGGCGCGTCGGGCGTCAAAATCTCAACAAATTCGGCCTCGCGGAACTGCGGCTCGGCCACCACGCGGACCAGGCTGCCTTCGCGGCTGAACAGGGTGAAGAAGGGCGCGGCCAGCCAGGAGCCGGGGTTCTGCCGACGCAGGTCGACCAGATACGGCGTACGGATTTCGCGAGGAGCCTCCAACACCAGGCGCCGGGCGCCGTCGCTTTGAATCGCCACCGAGACAACGCCGGCGCCTTCGAGCAATTCGGCGGAAATCCGGTCGCTGATCTTCAGGCTCGGGTCGGCCTCGGCGATCGTCGAGGCCAACTCGGCGGCGCGCACGCGATCCAGCAGCCACTGCTCCTCGAACGCCGCAAGGGTCGGCGGAAGCACCAGCAGGGCCGAAAGCACGACGAACAGGGTGGTGAGCAGCAGCAGGCGCGCCGACAGGCCGCCGCGCCACGAAAAGCGGCGCTCGACCGGTCCTTGCGGCGCGGGAGACGGCGCGGCGTCCATGGTCATCCGTTACTGCACATGCCCGCGCCGGGCAACGCGACTATTGCTCATGGCGACGGGGGCGCAATCGTCGATAGAGCATGGACAGCCCCGCCAGCAAACCTAGACCGGCCAAGGGCAGAACGACGCGCGGTTCGGTCAGTATGCTCAGATTGACCGGATGGCCCTGCATGAACAGGTGCCCCAGGCCCGCGCCCATGCTGGCGTAGACCAGCGAACTGGGCGCCATGCCCAGGAAGGACGCCGCCAGGAAGGTGCGAAGGGGAATACCCACCAGCCCCGCCGCCAGGTTGATCACCAGTAGTGGAAACGCCGGGATCAGACGCAGGGTCAGAAGATAGTGGAAGGCGTCCTTCTTGATGCCTTCCTCGATACGCAGCAGCGTCGGTCCCGCACGCTTTTGTAGCATGCCGCCAAAGGCCGTGCGGCAGGCGCCGTAGATCACCGTCGATCCCGCCGTCGCACCGGTCACCGCCAGCGCGCCGCCCAGCCAGGGTCCGAACAGGAACCCGCCGCTCAGGGTCAGAATCAGGGCCGCCGGCAGGGACAGCGAGACCACCGCCACATACGTCGCCAGATAGATGGCGATCGCCGCCGCGGGGCGTTCGTTCACGAAGGCCGACAGATAGGCGTGGCGCGCCTGAAGCTCCTCGAGCGTGAAGTGCTTCCAGAAGCCGCTGAAGAAGACGAAAGCGGCCAGCGCGGCCAGCACCAGCACCGGCGCCCACTTGGCCGCGATCATCCAAGTCCGGGCGCGGCCGGCGGCGCTCACCTGGCCCCAACCGCCTGGGCGACCGATGTAAAGCCGTCGGCCTTCAGCCGAGCCGCCAGGTCATTGGCGATCCGGACCACCAGGCCAGGGCCGCCATAGACCAGGGCCGAATAGAGCTGCACCGCCTGCGACCCGGCCCGAATCTTGGCGTAGGCGTCCGCCCCAGTGGCCACGCCGCCGGCGCCGATCAGGGCGATCCGTCCGTCCGCGGCTTGGAAGAACTGGCCCAACACGGCGGTCGAACGTTCCGTGAGGGGCGCGCCGGAAAGGCCGCCGGTCTCGGACGCCTTCGACGATTTGAGGCTGCTTGGTCGGGCGATGGTGGTGTTTGAGACAATGATCCCGTCCAGACCGCTGTCCACGGCCGCCTCGACGATGGCCTCGACCTCTCCATCCTCCAGATCCGGGGCGACCTTCAGGAAGACCGGCACGTCGCCCTCCGGCGCCAGCGCCTCCCGACGCTCCGCCAGGCGTCCGAGCAAATCCTGAAGCGCCGCCTTGGTCTGCAGAGCCCGCAGGCCCGGCGTGTTGGGCGACGAGATGTTGACCGTGAAATAGTCGGCCAGCCCCCACAGGTGCGAAAGACCGTTCACATAGTCCGCGACACGGTCCTCGGCGTCCTTGTTGGCCCCGATATTGGCGCCCACCACCCCGTCGCGACGACGATGCGACAGCCGCGAAGCGAAGGCGCCGAGCCCTTCGTTGTTGAAGCCCATCCGATTGATCACCGCCCGATCTTCGGTCAGGCGAAACAGGCGCGGGCGCGGATTGCCCTCCTGCGGCATCGGCGTGACCGTGCCCGCCTCCACGAAGCCGAAGCCGGCGGCCAGCATGGCGTCCGGAACCTCGGCGTTCTTGTCGAACCCGGCGGCCAGTCCGATGCAGTTGGGAAGCTTCAGCCCCGCCACCGTCGTCGCCAGGATCGGCAGGTCGATGTGATTGCGTGGACCCAGGCCCGCTTTGAGCCCCTTGATGGCGAGGCCGTGCGCCTCCTCCGGATCAAGAAGGTGCATGGCGCGGGCGGCGAGATCGTGAAGGCTCATGCGGAAAGGTCGCCCAGCTGAGGAACGCCATCGACGCCGAGGGTGAGCTCACGCGATGCGGCCACCTCATTCAACGCCAGAGGCCGGTAAAGGTGCGGGAATAGCGCGCCGCCACGCGACGGCTCCCAGATCAGCCTGTCGCCCAGGGAGGCGGCGTCGAGGCTCAGCAGCACAAGATCGTCACGGCCGGCGAAATGCTTGGCGGCGGTTTCCTGCGCCTGGTCGGCGGCGGAAAAGTGGATATAGCCATCGGCCAGGTCGACCGCCGAGCCTGCGAACTCGCCCGACGCTTGGAAAGCCGCCCACTCGTCACGGCTCATGATCTTGAAGATCAGGCTCATTCGGCGCCCCGGCCGCCGTGGTCGGCGGCGTAGAACAGCCCTTCCAGCTCCGCCCTGCCGGCGGCGTCGAAGCTGAAGGCCGCGGCGGTGGCCGGCGGGAAGCGCATCTCCAGACGCGCGATCAGAGCCGGCGAAGCGCCCGACGCCTTGAGCAGGCCCACCGCCAGGTCCTGGAGCGTGGGATTGTGGCCGACCACCATCACCGTGCCTGCCGTTTCGCCCTCTACGGCGGTCAGCACGGTCTGGGTGCTGGCGCTGTAGAAGTCCTCGCGGCTTTCCTTGCGGGCTTTGGGGAACGACTCACCGGCGGCGGTCCAGGTGTCCTGCGCGCGGCGCGCCTCCGACACCAGCGCCAGATCCGGCGCGAACCCCGCCTTGGCCAAGGCGTCGCCGATCAAGGCCGCATCGATGCGCCCTTGGGCGGTAAGGGCGCGATCAAAGTCGCCGCCCGTCGGGCCGCGTCGTTCGGCAGCGCCGTGACGCATCAGGATAAGCCTTTCCATGGCGCTCCTCTTAGCCTTGGTCGCGACCTGCTCAAAGCCTCGGTTGACAGGACTTACGTCAAACGGTCCAAGACCTCATGACAGCGGCGACGGCGACCACGAAAGAGGCGTTTTGCGGCGACGGAGGGACCTGGCGGTTTCCGACCGACAAACCCCTACGGCTCGATTCCGGCGGCGAACTTGCGCCCCTCGAGATCGCCTACCGCACCTACGGGACGCTGAACGCCGACAAGTCGAACGCCGTCCTGGTCTGCCACGCGCTTACGGGCGACCAGCATTGCGCCGGCGAACACCCCGTTTCGGGCAAGCCGGGCTGGTGGACGCGACTCATCGGCCCCGGCCTGCCGCTCGACCCGACCCGGCATTTCATCATCTGCTCCAACGTCATCGGGGGCTGCATGGGCTCGACCGGCCCCGCCTCGATCAATCCCGCGACGGGCCAGGCCTACGGCCTGTCCTTTCCGGTGATCACCATCGCCGACATGGTCCGCGCCCAGGCCATGCTGGTCGAGGCTCTGGGCGTCCAGACCCTGTTCGCCGTGGTCGGCGGGTCGATGGGCGGCATGCAGGTGCTGCAATGGGCGGCCGACTATCCGGACAAGCTGTTTTCGGCGGTGATCATCGCCTCGGCGGCGCGCCACTCGGCCCAGAACATCGCCTTCCACGAAGTGGGCCGTCAGGCGGTCATGGCTGACCCCGACTGGCGCGGCGGCGCCTATGCGCTTCATGGCGTACGACCGGAAAAGGGTCTGGCCGTGGCGCGTATGGCCGCGCACATCACCTATCTGTCCGAACCGGCCCTGCAGCGGAAGTTTGGCCGCGAACTGCAGCGCGACGGCCTGTCCTGGGGCTTTGACGCCGACTTCCAGGTGGAAAGCTATCTGCGCCACCAGGGAGCCAGTTTCGTCGATCGCTTCGACGCCAACTCCTATCTCTACATCACCCGGGCCATGGACTATTTCGACCTGGCTCAGACCCATGGCGGCATCTTGGCCGAGGCATTCCGCAAGGCGCGGGACGTCCGCTTCTGCGTCCTGTCCTTCACCACCGACTGGCTCTATCCCACGGCTGAGAACCGCCACATCGTGCGGGCCCTCAACGCCGTCGGCGCCCGCGCCAGTTTCGTCGAGATCGAGAGCGACAAGGGCCATGACGCCTTCCTGCTGGACGAACCGGTGATGAACGCGGCGCTGTCAGGCTTCATGGCCGCCGCCGACCAGGCCAGGGGGCTGGCGTGAGGCCTGTGATCCGCGAGGACTTCAAGGAAATCCTGCGGCTCGTGCGTCCCGGCTCACGCGTGCTCGACGTGGGCTGCGGCGAAGGCGAGCTGCTGGAGATTCTGGCCCGCGAGAAGCAGGTCGACGGGCGCGGGGTCGAGATCAGCCCCGAAGGCGTCGCCGCTGGCCTGTCGCGCGGCCTGGCCGTGGTGCAGGGCGACGCGGACCGTGATCTGGACCACTTCGCCACCAAGGCCTTTGACTACGCGGTGCTGTCCCAGACCCTGCAGGCGGTGCGCCACCCGCGCCACGTGCTGGGCGAGCTGCTGCGCATCGCCGACAACGCCATCGTCTCGTTCCCCAATTTCGGCCACTGGCGCGTGCGCTGGTCCCTGGTCAGCCGTGGCCGCATGCCCGAGACCCGGGCCCTGCCCGAGCCCTGGTGGTCCACGCCCAACATCCACCTCTGCACCCTGGCCGACTTCCTGAGCCTGTGCGAGGACCTGGACCTGCGCATCGACGCCTGCGCCGCCCTCGCCGAGGGTCGGCCCGCCCGCTCGATCGATCCGACCAAATCGATTGAAAACTGGCGCGCCGAGGCGGCGATTTTCCTGCTCAGCCGACGTGGCGACGCCGAACCTACGGAACCTACAGCGCCGCGAGACGATCTCTTCGGCGGATGAAACTTCGCCTTGTCACCTACAACGTCCACCGCTGCGTGGGCGTGGATCGGCGCCTAGACGTCGAGCGTGTAGCCGACGTCATCGCCGCCCTGCGTCCTGACATCGTCGCCCTTCAGGAACTGGATGTCGGCCGCGCCCGCACCCGTGGCGTGGACCAGGCCCACAAGCTGGCCGAACTGCTCAAGATGAAGTCGCGCTTCCACCCGGCCATGAAGGTCGAGGAGGAGCTTTACGGCGACGCGATCCTCACCGCCCTGCCCGAGCGGCTGATCCGCGCCGACTCATTGCCGGAATACAAGCGCGTGCCCGGACTGGAGCCGCGCGGCGCCGTCTGGGTGGCCATCGATATCGGCGGCGGGCGAGAGCTTCAGGTGATCAACACCCACCTCGGGCTGATCCCGCAGGAGCAAAGGCTTCAGGCCGCCGCCCTGATCGACGGCTGGCTGGCGGACGAGGCTTTCACGGCCCCGGCGGTGCTGCTGGGCGACTTCAACGCCACCCCCTATTCCAAGACCTACCGCATGCTGCACGCGGCCATGCGCGACGCCCAGCTGGGCCGCCCACGCCCGCCGACGGCGACCTTTCCCTCGAACTTCCCCTTCCTGCGCATCGACCACGTGTTCCTGGCCGGTGACATCAAGGTTTGCGCGATCGAGAGCCCCTACGACACCCGCGCCCGGCAGGCGTCCGATCACCTGCCGCTGGTGGTGGAGATCGAAATCCCCACGGCCGGCTAGCAGTCCTCGCCGCCTTCCATCACGCAGGGCAGCAGTTCGGCCAGGTCACGCTTCAGCCGCTTGCGCCGGTTCCAGGGGTTCCAGGCGTCCTTGGTGGTGGTCGGGTCGCCCAGATGCCACTTGGAAACAAAGCGGGCGAACGGACCCGGCTTTCGCGTCTCGGCATGGGGCAGTCGGCGGGGCGGTTGATCCAGAATATCTATCGCCGCGGCCAGCCCGCCATGCGCCGCCATGGCCGCCCCCACCTCGTCGCCGCGCCGCTCCATGTAGTGCCCGATCAGGCGAGCGCGGAAGGTGCGGATCGCCGCGCGCGTCGCGTCCCCCTCCGGGCCGTGTTCGGCCTCCAACGCCACGTCCAGCTCGCTGTCCAGGCCGGTCGAGCGGTTGTTCAGGTTGGCCGACCCGATGCGCAGGAAGCTGTCATCGATGATCGCCACCTTGGAATGCACGATCACTGCTCCGCCGCCGGGAGTCAGCGGCGTGTACGCGGAAAACCGACCCTGCACATCGGCCGAGCGAAGGCGGTGGATCGCGGCCGAGCGGGCGCTGTCCATGGTGATCTGGTCGAAATAGCTGGGACTGTGGGCGGGGCCGATGGCCACGATCTCCGGTCCGTCGATCTCCAGCAACCGTTCCACCAGCGCCTCCACGATCAGGGGCGAGGTCAGGTACTGGTTCTCCAGAACGATCAGTCTCTTGGCGGCGGCGATGGAATCCAGGTGAAGCCGCAGGCATTCGCCATGGCCCTTGCGCCCCTTCCAGTCCGATGCGGTGCGCGCCAGGGCCACGGACTGCCGACGGGCTTGGACCACGACCTGATCTGGCCACATCATCTCCCGCTCGGGCTGCAGCGGCGTCAACGGCTCGCCGGTCGCGGCGCGCCAGCGTTGTACGAAATGCTCGCTCAGCGCCTGGCCGACGGGCCCCTCCATCATCATCGAGACTTCATGCCGGGCCGGATAGCGGCGCCCGTTGGGCAGACGACGGCGCGGATCGTGATCGGCGTGGTGGCAGGTGTCCCAGCGATCCGGTCCCATGTCCCCACCGCTGATGAAGGCCAGGCGGCCGTCGATAATCACCGCCTTCTGGTGATGGCAGGCGCTCATGGGCAGGCTGTTGTCGAGCCGGAACTTGACCCGCGAGTCCGCGAAATAGGCCTGCGCCCGCTGCGGCGCGAACCACTGCGAGGCCGCGATCGGCGGCGGCATGTCCCAGGCCAGAATGCGCACGTCCAGCGCCGGATTCAGCGCCGCCATTCGCCGCAGCAGCAGCCCAAGCCTGTCGGCATGTTCCGGGTCTTTGCTGACGGGCGTCCGGTCCGGCGTAAGGCGGGTGAGCGGATCGAAGGTCCAGGCCAGAATCCAGATCGAGGATTTCGCCTTGAGCAGGGAGGCCTTCAGTGCGGCGAAATAGTCGGCGCTGTCGATGAGGAACGCGACGCGGTCGGCGCGCTCCTGCCGCCAGCAGTTGACGCCTGGACGGATGATTTCCGTCGCATCGTTCATATGCCCCTCGTCAAAACGCCCCATCGCCAGCATGAGGCCGCAACGCGCGAAACCGCCTTGCGGCTCCGCTTGTCCGTGGTCAGCCCGAAATCGCCGATGCGTCGCGCTCGCCCGTGCGGATCCGCAGGGCCTGCTCCAGGTCGAGGACGAAGATCTTGCCGTCGCCGATCTTGCCGCTGTTGGACGCCGCGACGATGGCGTCGCTGACGCCGGCCACCAGATCGTCGGACACGGCGATCTCCAGTTTCACCTTGGGCAGCAGCTTCACCTCGTACTCGGCGCCGCGATAGATCTCGGTCTTGCCCTTCTGGCGGCCGTAGCCGCGCACCTCGGTCACGGTCAGTCCCGAAGCTCCCGCCTCGGTCACGGCGTCCAGCACCGCGTCGAGCCGGCTGGGTTTGATGATCGCGACGATCATTTTCATGCGAGGTCTCCGAGCAAATCGAGCACGTCTAAGCTAGGCCTAAACCCCTGGCGTTTCCAAGCGATCCGACGACAGTTGCTTGCGGCGCCCCGATGTCCGCGCCGGAGGCATGCCTACGGGCGAGGGCTGAAGGCCCGGAACCAGGACGTGCGCCCTGGCCCGCGCGCCGCGCGGCTTCACCGCGAAGGTCTGCTTGACCGCTTCCATCAGGATGATCCCCGCGAACCCGGGCCACAGCCGCGCGCCGGCCTGCTCGAACCCCTCGGCCCAGCGGGCGAAGGCGGCCATGGGCGGCGCGTAGAGCGCGCGGGTGTAGCCAGTCGGCTCCAGCTCCGCCTCGCGCAGCAGGCTTTCCAACTGCAGGCGGGTGAAGGGGCGGCCGTGGCCGAAAGGGGTCTTTTCGGCGTTCGCCCAGGCGCCGTTGCGCGCGGCCACCGCCACGATCACCCGACCCGTAGGCGCGGTGATCCGGCCGATCTCGCACAGCAGTTGCAGCGGGTCGGGGCTCTCTTCCAGGGCATGGACCGCCAGGACCCGGTCGAACATGGCGTTTCGGAACGGCAGATCGCCCTCCTCCACCAGCACCGAGCGGTTGCGCCCGTTGCGGGGCCAGACCTCGACCCCCTGGGCGCCCGGCATGGCCGCCAGGACCCGGCGGGGGCGATGATCGAGATACTGCAGAAAGGGCGTGGGATAGCCGACGCCGAGCACGTCCAGCCCGGCCGCGTCGCCCCAGGCTTCGCTCACCTTGCGGGCCAGCATCTCCCGCGCGACCCGGCCAAGCGGCGAGCCGTAGAAGGCGCGGAGTTCCAGAACGTCACGACGCATATCCGTTCTATACCGGAGTCGCGGCCCTTGGGGTTATGCCCCGCGTCCAAATCGCCGTAGATTTGGGGCCATGCCCATCACGGTTCATCAGTTTCCCTGTCTGTCCGACAACTATGGCTTCCTCGTGCGCGATGAAGCGACGGGCCAGGTCGCGACCATCGACACCCCGGACGCCGATGCGATCCTGGCAGAGGCCGCCAAGCTGGGCTGGCGGATCGACATGATCCTCAACACCCACTGGCATCCTGACCATGCCGGCGGCAATGCGGCGATCAAGGCCGCCATGGGCGCGACCATCGTCGGCCCCAACGAAGTGACCCGCATCGCGCCGCTGGATCGGCCGGTAGGCGGCGGCGAGACGGTGATGCTCGGGGAAACGGCCTTTCAGGTCATCGACACCGGCGGCCATACCTTGGGCCACATCGCCTATCACGATGCCGCCGATGGTGTGGCCTTCGTGGGCGACACCCTGTTCGCCCTGGGCTGCGGCCGCCTGTTCGAGGGCACCGCCGAACAGATGTGGGACAGCCTGTCGCGCCTGACCGCCCTGCCGGACGAGACGCGCGTCTACTGCGCCCACGAATACACAGCCTCCAACGCGCGCTTCGCCCTGTCGCTGGAGCATGACGACGCCCTGACCGCCCGTGCGGAAGCCGTCTTCGCCGCCCGCGAGCGCGGCGAGCCCACGGTGCCGACCACAATCGGCGTGGAGAAGGCGACCAATCCCTTCCTGCTGGCGGGCGACGCCGAGCGCTTCGCCGCCGTGCGGGCCGCCAAGGACGCCTTCAAGGGATGACCGACGGCCCGGCCGACATCGTCCGCCTGCTGGACCTGCGGCCTTGGTCCGGCGGCTGGTGGAAGGAGATGGGTCGCTACGAAGATCCGTTCCGCATCCAGGGCCTGCTGCTGATCGAGGCCGGCCAGCCCGTCGATATGCTCATGGAGACGGTCGAGGTCCTGAAGCTGAACAATGGCGGCCCCATCGCTGTCACCTTTACCTCGCCGGCGGGCGAGGTCTTCGGCTGCACGCTGTCGGAACATCAGCAGACGGCGGGTCCGGCGGGTTGGCGGCGGGAAATCCAGTGCGCCGGGGCCTGGGGCCTGATGACCCGCACCCTGATGCCCGGCTACCCCCTCGATGAGCCGGCCGTCCCCGACGCCCAGGTCGAGGTCGAGCCGGTCAGTGCTCCCCGGCTGCGGCGGCGATCTTCTCGGACGACGGTCGCCCGGCCAGGCCGAGGTCGGGGGTGACGGTGATCCGCACGACGCCCTTCTTCAGATGGGCGGACGGCTTGCGGCCCTTGTCGATGACCACCTTGTCGATCTTTGAAACCGCCTGTTTGCCCCCAGGGCGTCGGACCAGGCGCGTCACCGCGTCGGCGGCCAGCGCGGCGGCGTCGGCGGTCAGGGCCGAGGAATCGGCGGTGACGTCCGCCTCAAAGGAAATCAGGCGCTGCGCGGCCCGGCTCGCCTTGGCGCTGGCCGCGGCCAGGCGCTGAAGTACGGCGCTGGGGCTGAGAACCGGAAGCTTTATCGGCGCCACCTCGCCCGCCACCGCCGCGGCGGCGCCGGCCGGGCGCTGTTGGGTGAAGACGGTCAGGCCGCCCAGTTTGGTGGCCCGCAGGACCGGCTGGCCCAGATCGTTCTTGTAGATGATGTCGCCGCGCGGCGCGGGGTGCGGCTCCAGCGCCCAGACCTCGGACTGCCCCTCGAAGCGAAGCAGAGGCCGCTCCTGGCTGCGGTCGAAGACGAAGCGCACGCCGGTTTCGGAAACATAGCGGGCGGCAGGCGGCGCCGGCGCGCGGCGCATCTCGTTGCGTGAATTGTACAGGGCGTCGCGCAGACTTCCCGTCTGGGCGAGGGCGGGCGAAGCGCCAGCGACTGTCGCAAGCACGCATAGCGCGCCCGTCCCCTTGCGAACGACGGCCCGGAAGATCGCCGATCTACGTCCTACCATAACTTGAGCAAATGCATGCCGACTGGGGCGGATTTTGGACGTGTCACGCCCCAGTCTTGACGCCTCAAGGTTCAGCTATCAAGCCGCCATGTACTGGCCGCCGTTAAGCGTCAGCGTGGCCCCGGTGACGAATCCCGCCCGCTCGCCCGACAGGAACGAGACCATGTCGGCGATCTCCTCACCCTTGCCCAGGCGCCCCACCGGGATGCCGGCGATGATACCCTGCAGGACATTCTCGGGCACCGCCGAGACCATCTCGGTATCGATGTAGCCCGGGCAGATGCAGTTCACCGTGATGCCCTTCTTGGCGTTCTCCAGGGCCAGCGCCTTGGTGAAGCCGATCAGGCCGGCCTTGGCCGCCGAATAGTTGGTTTGGCCGACCTGGCCCTTCTGGCCGTTGATCGAGGAGATGTTGACGATCCGGCCCCAGCCGCGCTCGCGCATGCCCTCGATGACCTGCCGGGTCATGTTAAAGGCGCTGTCCATGTTCACGCGGATAACTTCCGACCACTGCTCGTAGGTCATCTTGTGGAAGAAGCCGTCGCGGGTGATGCCCGCGTTGTTGATCAGCACGTCGATGGGTCCCAGCTTGCCCTCGACCTCGGCGACGGCGCGGGCGCAGTCCTCGAACACGCCGACATTGCCTTTGACGACCATGACGCCGATCTCGGCGGC is a window of Caulobacter sp. NIBR2454 DNA encoding:
- a CDS encoding sensor histidine kinase, with amino-acid sequence MTMDAAPSPAPQGPVERRFSWRGGLSARLLLLTTLFVVLSALLVLPPTLAAFEEQWLLDRVRAAELASTIAEADPSLKISDRISAELLEGAGVVSVAIQSDGARRLVLEAPREIRTPYLVDLRRQNPGSWLAAPFFTLFSREGSLVRVVAEPQFREAEFVEILTPDAPLKADLLGYLARLAVVTVFVAILAGALVYLSLNRFLVAPMRRITRAMERFRANPEDPRARIELSGRTDEIGRAEAELDRMQADLVAALNSRARLAALGEAVAKINHDLRNMLTSAQIASDRLAAIGDPKVAAALPRLERALDRAVTLATNVLAYGKTDEAAPDARPLPLKAALKAAAEEAGLPTSQVRFATGVDTRVRVMADPDQLHRILANLLRNARQAIEAQPGRKGKIQASLVAEDGVSIIRISDDGPGLPEKAQENLFLPFAGSARRGGTGLGLVIARELAQGHGGELSLIRSSAEGSVFELRLPGAPEPLRGRG
- a CDS encoding TVP38/TMEM64 family protein, whose translation is MSAAGRARTWMIAAKWAPVLVLAALAAFVFFSGFWKHFTLEELQARHAYLSAFVNERPAAAIAIYLATYVAVVSLSLPAALILTLSGGFLFGPWLGGALAVTGATAGSTVIYGACRTAFGGMLQKRAGPTLLRIEEGIKKDAFHYLLTLRLIPAFPLLVINLAAGLVGIPLRTFLAASFLGMAPSSLVYASMGAGLGHLFMQGHPVNLSILTEPRVVLPLAGLGLLAGLSMLYRRLRPRRHEQ
- a CDS encoding quinone-dependent dihydroorotate dehydrogenase, coding for MSLHDLAARAMHLLDPEEAHGLAIKGLKAGLGPRNHIDLPILATTVAGLKLPNCIGLAAGFDKNAEVPDAMLAAGFGFVEAGTVTPMPQEGNPRPRLFRLTEDRAVINRMGFNNEGLGAFASRLSHRRRDGVVGANIGANKDAEDRVADYVNGLSHLWGLADYFTVNISSPNTPGLRALQTKAALQDLLGRLAERREALAPEGDVPVFLKVAPDLEDGEVEAIVEAAVDSGLDGIIVSNTTIARPSSLKSSKASETGGLSGAPLTERSTAVLGQFFQAADGRIALIGAGGVATGADAYAKIRAGSQAVQLYSALVYGGPGLVVRIANDLAARLKADGFTSVAQAVGAR
- a CDS encoding DUF952 domain-containing protein, with the translated sequence MSLIFKIMSRDEWAAFQASGEFAGSAVDLADGYIHFSAADQAQETAAKHFAGRDDLVLLSLDAASLGDRLIWEPSRGGALFPHLYRPLALNEVAASRELTLGVDGVPQLGDLSA
- a CDS encoding SixA phosphatase family protein, yielding MERLILMRHGAAERRGPTGGDFDRALTAQGRIDAALIGDALAKAGFAPDLALVSEARRAQDTWTAAGESFPKARKESREDFYSASTQTVLTAVEGETAGTVMVVGHNPTLQDLAVGLLKASGASPALIARLEMRFPPATAAAFSFDAAGRAELEGLFYAADHGGRGAE
- the metX gene encoding homoserine O-acetyltransferase MetX, which produces MTAATATTKEAFCGDGGTWRFPTDKPLRLDSGGELAPLEIAYRTYGTLNADKSNAVLVCHALTGDQHCAGEHPVSGKPGWWTRLIGPGLPLDPTRHFIICSNVIGGCMGSTGPASINPATGQAYGLSFPVITIADMVRAQAMLVEALGVQTLFAVVGGSMGGMQVLQWAADYPDKLFSAVIIASAARHSAQNIAFHEVGRQAVMADPDWRGGAYALHGVRPEKGLAVARMAAHITYLSEPALQRKFGRELQRDGLSWGFDADFQVESYLRHQGASFVDRFDANSYLYITRAMDYFDLAQTHGGILAEAFRKARDVRFCVLSFTTDWLYPTAENRHIVRALNAVGARASFVEIESDKGHDAFLLDEPVMNAALSGFMAAADQARGLA
- the metW gene encoding methionine biosynthesis protein MetW, producing MRPVIREDFKEILRLVRPGSRVLDVGCGEGELLEILAREKQVDGRGVEISPEGVAAGLSRGLAVVQGDADRDLDHFATKAFDYAVLSQTLQAVRHPRHVLGELLRIADNAIVSFPNFGHWRVRWSLVSRGRMPETRALPEPWWSTPNIHLCTLADFLSLCEDLDLRIDACAALAEGRPARSIDPTKSIENWRAEAAIFLLSRRGDAEPTEPTAPRDDLFGG
- a CDS encoding endonuclease/exonuclease/phosphatase family protein — protein: MKLRLVTYNVHRCVGVDRRLDVERVADVIAALRPDIVALQELDVGRARTRGVDQAHKLAELLKMKSRFHPAMKVEEELYGDAILTALPERLIRADSLPEYKRVPGLEPRGAVWVAIDIGGGRELQVINTHLGLIPQEQRLQAAALIDGWLADEAFTAPAVLLGDFNATPYSKTYRMLHAAMRDAQLGRPRPPTATFPSNFPFLRIDHVFLAGDIKVCAIESPYDTRARQASDHLPLVVEIEIPTAG
- a CDS encoding phospholipase D-like domain-containing protein encodes the protein MNDATEIIRPGVNCWRQERADRVAFLIDSADYFAALKASLLKAKSSIWILAWTFDPLTRLTPDRTPVSKDPEHADRLGLLLRRMAALNPALDVRILAWDMPPPIAASQWFAPQRAQAYFADSRVKFRLDNSLPMSACHHQKAVIIDGRLAFISGGDMGPDRWDTCHHADHDPRRRLPNGRRYPARHEVSMMMEGPVGQALSEHFVQRWRAATGEPLTPLQPEREMMWPDQVVVQARRQSVALARTASDWKGRKGHGECLRLHLDSIAAAKRLIVLENQYLTSPLIVEALVERLLEIDGPEIVAIGPAHSPSYFDQITMDSARSAAIHRLRSADVQGRFSAYTPLTPGGGAVIVHSKVAIIDDSFLRIGSANLNNRSTGLDSELDVALEAEHGPEGDATRAAIRTFRARLIGHYMERRGDEVGAAMAAHGGLAAAIDILDQPPRRLPHAETRKPGPFARFVSKWHLGDPTTTKDAWNPWNRRKRLKRDLAELLPCVMEGGEDC
- a CDS encoding P-II family nitrogen regulator; this encodes MKMIVAIIKPSRLDAVLDAVTEAGASGLTVTEVRGYGRQKGKTEIYRGAEYEVKLLPKVKLEIAVSDDLVAGVSDAIVAASNSGKIGDGKIFVLDLEQALRIRTGERDASAISG
- a CDS encoding methyltransferase domain-containing protein, whose amino-acid sequence is MRRDVLELRAFYGSPLGRVAREMLARKVSEAWGDAAGLDVLGVGYPTPFLQYLDHRPRRVLAAMPGAQGVEVWPRNGRNRSVLVEEGDLPFRNAMFDRVLAVHALEESPDPLQLLCEIGRITAPTGRVIVAVAARNGAWANAEKTPFGHGRPFTRLQLESLLREAELEPTGYTRALYAPPMAAFARWAEGFEQAGARLWPGFAGIILMEAVKQTFAVKPRGARARAHVLVPGLQPSPVGMPPARTSGRRKQLSSDRLETPGV
- the gloB gene encoding hydroxyacylglutathione hydrolase, producing MPITVHQFPCLSDNYGFLVRDEATGQVATIDTPDADAILAEAAKLGWRIDMILNTHWHPDHAGGNAAIKAAMGATIVGPNEVTRIAPLDRPVGGGETVMLGETAFQVIDTGGHTLGHIAYHDAADGVAFVGDTLFALGCGRLFEGTAEQMWDSLSRLTALPDETRVYCAHEYTASNARFALSLEHDDALTARAEAVFAARERGEPTVPTTIGVEKATNPFLLAGDAERFAAVRAAKDAFKG